In Bacillus cereus ATCC 14579, a single window of DNA contains:
- a CDS encoding GNAT family N-acetyltransferase gives MLHIQKITPAMKETIRMFMCENWGSSLMVSRGKGHQLEELPGFVALSDDRIIGIITYEVTGNICEIVSLDSFEERKGIGTKLVDCVLQVAEEERCRQVWLITTNDNMNALRFYQKRNFVMTNLYVNAVEEARKIKKEIPRMGYDNIPILHEIQLEYRLVK, from the coding sequence ATGCTGCATATACAAAAAATTACGCCAGCGATGAAAGAAACAATCCGAATGTTCATGTGTGAGAACTGGGGAAGTTCATTGATGGTTTCACGTGGTAAGGGACATCAGTTAGAAGAGTTGCCAGGATTTGTTGCGCTCTCAGATGACAGAATAATCGGAATTATAACGTATGAAGTGACCGGAAATATATGCGAAATTGTATCGCTAGATAGCTTTGAAGAAAGAAAAGGAATAGGGACGAAACTTGTGGATTGTGTATTACAAGTTGCAGAAGAAGAACGGTGCAGACAGGTTTGGCTTATTACAACAAATGATAATATGAATGCGTTACGATTTTACCAAAAACGTAATTTTGTAATGACTAATTTATATGTGAATGCGGTAGAGGAGGCACGAAAAATAAAGAAAGAAATTCCACGTATGGGATATGATAATATTCCAATTTTACATGAAATTCAGTTGGAGTATCGTTTAGTGAAATGA
- a CDS encoding alpha/beta hydrolase, whose product MKRFFAALFTILGAITALGIFFTNKVMYLKKKTEEEVLERETKKHFRIEDFDALHKEEIHIPSQFGYDLHGYYIPAGHSTNKFMVFCHGVTVNKINSVKYANLFLKRGYNVLIYDHRRHGKTGGKTTSYGYYEKHDLKSVVDWLKNRFGTNITLGIHGESMGAATLLQYAGLVEDGADFYIADCPFSDFHGQLQHRLKVEFHLPKWPLLPLANAFLKVRDGYTIREVSPIDCIKNINNPVLFIHSKDDDYILADMTKALYEAKENNKQLYIAEHGAHACSYNENKEEYEAAVDQFLNTYVKETKNRLA is encoded by the coding sequence ATGAAACGTTTTTTTGCAGCATTGTTTACTATACTAGGTGCAATAACTGCCCTTGGGATTTTCTTTACAAATAAAGTGATGTACTTAAAGAAAAAAACAGAGGAAGAAGTACTCGAAAGAGAAACGAAAAAACATTTTCGTATAGAGGATTTTGATGCTCTTCATAAAGAAGAAATTCATATTCCTTCACAATTCGGATACGACCTTCACGGATATTACATTCCTGCCGGTCATTCCACCAATAAGTTTATGGTTTTTTGCCACGGTGTAACTGTAAATAAAATAAACTCTGTAAAATATGCAAACTTATTCTTAAAAAGGGGATATAACGTCCTCATTTACGATCATCGTCGTCATGGTAAAACTGGCGGAAAAACAACAAGCTATGGATACTATGAAAAACATGATTTAAAATCCGTAGTTGACTGGCTAAAAAACCGTTTTGGCACCAATATTACACTTGGTATTCATGGTGAATCTATGGGAGCTGCAACACTTCTTCAATACGCAGGACTTGTAGAAGATGGTGCTGATTTCTATATTGCAGATTGTCCTTTCTCTGATTTTCACGGACAATTACAGCACCGTTTAAAGGTTGAATTCCATTTACCAAAATGGCCTTTATTACCTTTAGCAAACGCATTTTTGAAAGTTCGTGACGGTTATACAATTCGTGAAGTTTCACCAATCGACTGTATAAAAAACATTAACAATCCCGTTCTCTTTATTCATAGTAAAGATGACGACTATATTTTAGCTGATATGACAAAAGCGTTATATGAAGCGAAAGAAAATAATAAGCAGCTTTATATTGCAGAACACGGTGCACACGCTTGCTCTTATAACGAAAATAAAGAAGAGTACGAAGCAGCCGTCGATCAATTTTTAAACACATATGTGAAAGAAACAAAAAACAGGCTTGCATAA
- a CDS encoding DUF2552 family protein: protein MDKQLHTLRNIANERTWASFLNDNHPYSLLHWSIAGVGQEAKDVWLLQDEVTFQTTEFPTLDDAMQWISENMEQVTDVLAQ from the coding sequence ATGGATAAACAATTACATACATTACGAAACATTGCAAATGAGCGCACGTGGGCATCATTTTTGAATGATAATCATCCATATAGTTTGTTACATTGGTCCATTGCAGGTGTAGGGCAAGAGGCAAAGGATGTTTGGTTACTTCAAGATGAAGTAACATTTCAAACGACAGAATTCCCAACGTTAGATGATGCAATGCAATGGATTTCTGAAAATATGGAACAAGTTACAGACGTTTTAGCGCAATAA
- a CDS encoding CDGSH iron-sulfur domain-containing protein gives MAKVQIKVNDNGSFRVTGDVELVDSQGNVFPAKPAFSLCRCGLSKNMPYCDASHKGKFESVVRAPEAE, from the coding sequence TTGGCAAAAGTACAAATTAAAGTAAATGATAATGGCTCTTTTCGCGTTACAGGGGACGTGGAATTAGTCGACTCACAAGGGAATGTATTCCCAGCAAAACCGGCATTTTCTTTATGCCGTTGTGGTTTATCAAAAAATATGCCTTATTGCGACGCTTCGCATAAAGGTAAATTCGAATCTGTTGTTAGAGCACCAGAGGCAGAATAA
- the ribD gene encoding bifunctional diaminohydroxyphosphoribosylaminopyrimidine deaminase/5-amino-6-(5-phosphoribosylamino)uracil reductase RibD, with protein sequence MTDQEYMRIALQLAEGTSGQTSPNPMVGAVVVKDGNIVGMGAHLRAGEEHAEVHALQMAGQNAKDATVYVTLEPCSHFGKTPPCCELLIEKGVKRVVIATLDCNPLVSGNGKRRLEEARIEVTTGVLEAEAVLLNRYFFHYMKTKRPFVTIKTAMSLDGKTATVTGESKWITGEEARADVHQYRHTHDAILVGVNTVIADNPHLTTRIPNGGKHPIRVVLDTHLRTPPSSHVITDGLAPTWIIVGKDVKEEKISSYESKNIAIFQMETKHIEIEDLLSFLGEKQILSLFVEGGQSIHASFLKTNNFNEIVTYISPKLIGGKDAPTLFGGNGFSKLQNALSLKIQEMKQIGDDIKIVANARNEVTKCLQEL encoded by the coding sequence ATGACAGATCAAGAATATATGAGGATTGCCCTGCAGTTAGCAGAAGGGACATCAGGACAAACAAGTCCAAATCCTATGGTTGGTGCTGTTGTTGTAAAAGATGGAAACATCGTTGGTATGGGGGCTCATTTACGAGCTGGTGAAGAACACGCAGAAGTTCATGCCCTTCAAATGGCTGGTCAGAACGCCAAAGACGCTACCGTTTATGTAACACTGGAACCGTGTAGCCACTTTGGAAAAACACCACCTTGTTGTGAATTGCTCATCGAAAAAGGAGTTAAGCGTGTTGTAATTGCTACTCTCGATTGTAATCCGCTCGTTTCTGGTAACGGAAAAAGAAGATTAGAGGAAGCTAGAATTGAAGTAACGACCGGTGTTCTTGAAGCAGAAGCAGTTTTATTAAATCGCTACTTTTTTCACTACATGAAAACGAAGCGCCCTTTTGTAACAATCAAAACAGCGATGAGCTTAGATGGAAAAACAGCAACTGTAACTGGTGAAAGTAAGTGGATTACAGGTGAAGAAGCACGTGCTGATGTTCACCAATATCGCCATACACATGATGCAATTCTTGTTGGAGTGAATACAGTTATAGCTGATAATCCTCATTTAACAACAAGAATTCCAAATGGTGGGAAACATCCTATTCGCGTTGTTTTAGATACCCATTTACGAACGCCACCATCTTCTCATGTTATAACAGATGGTTTAGCACCGACATGGATTATTGTCGGTAAGGATGTAAAGGAAGAGAAGATATCTTCTTATGAATCTAAAAATATAGCTATATTCCAAATGGAAACGAAACATATAGAAATCGAGGACCTTCTTTCCTTTCTTGGAGAGAAACAAATTCTTTCTCTATTCGTTGAAGGTGGCCAATCGATTCATGCAAGTTTCTTAAAAACAAACAATTTTAATGAAATTGTAACCTATATAAGCCCGAAATTAATTGGTGGGAAAGATGCTCCTACTTTATTTGGAGGAAATGGTTTTTCAAAATTACAAAATGCGCTTTCCTTGAAAATTCAAGAGATGAAACAAATTGGTGATGATATAAAAATCGTTGCGAATGCCCGAAACGAGGTGACGAAATGTTTACAGGAATTGTAG
- the ribE gene encoding riboflavin synthase subunit alpha, with translation MFTGIVEELGTIANMQQSGEAMKLTIHAKKILSDVHLGDSIAVNGICLTVTSFTTTSFTVDAMPETMQSTSLRMLKPHSKVNLERAMAANGRFGGHFVSGHIDGIGTILNKKQHYNAVYYKIAISDELLRYCLQKGSIAVDGTSLTIFDIDESSITISLIPHTVSESVIGAKNAGDIVNIECDMIGKYIERFITKPTKRVGSMTESFLQENGFL, from the coding sequence ATGTTTACAGGAATTGTAGAAGAATTAGGAACGATAGCAAACATGCAACAAAGCGGAGAAGCGATGAAATTAACGATTCATGCAAAGAAAATTTTATCAGATGTTCACTTAGGTGATAGTATCGCGGTTAACGGTATTTGCTTAACTGTAACAAGCTTTACAACTACTTCATTTACAGTTGATGCAATGCCTGAAACGATGCAGTCGACATCACTTCGCATGCTTAAACCGCACTCTAAAGTAAATTTAGAGCGAGCAATGGCTGCAAACGGACGATTCGGTGGACATTTCGTTTCAGGACATATTGATGGAATCGGAACGATTTTAAATAAAAAACAACATTACAATGCCGTCTATTACAAAATAGCAATTTCTGATGAACTACTGCGCTATTGTTTGCAGAAAGGGTCCATTGCTGTTGATGGAACGAGTTTAACGATATTTGATATAGACGAATCTTCCATAACGATTTCACTCATCCCGCACACAGTAAGCGAATCTGTCATTGGAGCAAAAAATGCCGGAGATATCGTAAACATTGAGTGTGACATGATTGGTAAATATATTGAACGCTTTATTACTAAACCTACAAAACGAGTAGGTTCAATGACCGAAAGCTTTTTACAAGAAAACGGATTTCTATAA
- the ribBA gene encoding bifunctional 3,4-dihydroxy-2-butanone 4-phosphate synthase/GTP cyclohydrolase II has protein sequence MFHRIEEALEDLKKGKVVIVCDDENRENEGDFIALAEYITPETINFMITHGRGLVCVPITEGYAERLQLEPMVSHNTDSHHTAFTVSIDHVSTTTGISAHERATTIQELLNPASKGADFNRPGHIFPLIAKEGGVLRRAGHTEAAVDLAKLCGAEPAGVICEIINEDGTMARVPDLIECAKQFDIKMITIEDLIAYRRHHETLVTREAEITLPTDFGTFHAIGYSNSLDTKEHIALVKGDISTGEPVLVRVHSECLTGDVFGSHRCDCGPQLHAALAQIEREGKGVLLYMRQEGRGIGLLNKLRAYKLQEEGFDTVEANEKLGFPADLRDYGIGAQILKDLGLQSLRLLTNNPRKIAGLQGYDLEVVERVPLQMPAKEENKSYLQTKVNKLGHLLNL, from the coding sequence ATGTTTCATCGTATTGAAGAAGCTCTAGAAGATTTAAAAAAAGGTAAAGTCGTTATCGTATGTGATGATGAAAACCGAGAAAATGAAGGCGATTTTATTGCTTTAGCAGAGTACATTACACCAGAAACAATAAATTTTATGATTACACATGGCCGTGGTCTCGTTTGTGTACCGATTACGGAAGGATACGCAGAACGTCTACAATTAGAACCAATGGTATCTCATAATACAGATTCACATCATACTGCGTTTACAGTGAGCATTGACCATGTCTCTACAACAACAGGGATTAGCGCTCACGAACGTGCAACTACGATACAAGAATTGTTAAACCCCGCATCAAAAGGTGCTGATTTCAATCGACCTGGACATATCTTTCCATTAATTGCGAAAGAAGGCGGTGTCCTGCGTCGTGCAGGTCATACAGAAGCTGCTGTTGATTTAGCAAAGCTATGCGGTGCCGAACCAGCTGGAGTTATTTGCGAGATTATAAATGAGGACGGCACGATGGCACGTGTACCTGATTTAATAGAATGCGCAAAACAATTTGATATAAAAATGATTACAATAGAAGATTTAATTGCTTACCGCCGCCATCATGAAACACTTGTGACGAGAGAAGCGGAAATTACATTACCTACAGATTTCGGTACTTTCCACGCAATTGGCTATTCTAACTCATTAGATACGAAAGAACATATCGCACTTGTAAAAGGTGATATTTCAACAGGTGAACCGGTACTTGTACGTGTTCATTCTGAATGCTTAACAGGAGATGTATTCGGTTCACATCGCTGCGATTGCGGACCACAACTCCATGCAGCACTTGCTCAAATTGAGCGTGAAGGAAAAGGTGTTCTTCTTTATATGAGGCAAGAAGGAAGAGGCATTGGGCTTCTTAATAAGCTTCGTGCTTATAAATTACAAGAAGAAGGATTCGATACTGTAGAAGCAAATGAAAAACTCGGCTTCCCTGCTGATCTTCGTGATTACGGTATCGGTGCTCAAATATTAAAAGATTTAGGTTTACAGAGTTTACGATTATTAACGAATAACCCAAGAAAAATTGCTGGCTTACAAGGTTACGATTTAGAAGTAGTCGAGCGTGTACCGTTGCAAATGCCAGCAAAAGAAGAGAATAAATCGTATTTACAAACGAAAGTAAACAAATTAGGACACTTACTAAACTTATAA
- the ribH gene encoding 6,7-dimethyl-8-ribityllumazine synthase, translating to MVFEGHLVGTGLKVGVVVGRFNEFITSKLLGGALDGLKRHGVEENDIDVAWVPGAFEIPLIAKKMASSGKYDAVITLGTVIRGATTHYDYVCNEVAKGVASLSLQMDIPVIFGVLTTETIEQAIERAGTKAGNKGYESAVAAIEMAHLSKQWA from the coding sequence ATGGTATTCGAAGGTCATTTAGTTGGTACAGGATTAAAAGTTGGAGTTGTTGTTGGACGTTTTAACGAATTTATTACAAGTAAGTTACTTGGCGGCGCTTTAGACGGATTAAAGCGTCACGGTGTAGAAGAAAATGATATTGATGTTGCTTGGGTTCCTGGTGCATTTGAAATTCCTTTAATCGCTAAAAAGATGGCTAGTAGCGGAAAGTATGATGCTGTTATTACATTAGGTACTGTAATCCGAGGTGCTACAACTCACTACGATTACGTTTGTAATGAAGTAGCAAAAGGTGTTGCGTCTTTATCACTACAAATGGACATCCCAGTTATTTTCGGCGTATTAACGACAGAAACAATTGAACAAGCGATTGAACGCGCAGGTACGAAAGCTGGTAATAAAGGATATGAATCAGCTGTTGCTGCAATTGAAATGGCTCACTTATCAAAACAATGGGCATAA
- the bioB gene encoding biotin synthase, with protein MKQVQTKRDWKKLAYDVVEEKMITKEDAIAILEADDTEVLEIMNAAYIIRHHHFGKKVKLNMIINTKSGLCPEDCGYCSQSIISEAPIDKYAWLTQEKIVEGAHEAIRRKAGTYCIVASGRRPTDKEVNHVIGAVKEIRETTDLKICCCLGFLNEDQAGRLAEAGVHRYNHNLDTHANNYDSICSTHTYDDRVDTVQKAKQAGISPCSGAIFGMGETIEERAEIAFELQRIDADSIPCNFLVAVKGTPLEGQKELTPVECLKVLAMMRFVNPTKEIRISGGREINLRSVQPIGLFAANSIFVGDYLTTAGQEPTADWGMIADLGFEIEECAL; from the coding sequence ATGAAACAAGTACAAACAAAAAGGGATTGGAAAAAACTTGCATACGACGTAGTGGAAGAGAAGATGATTACAAAAGAAGATGCAATAGCGATATTAGAAGCTGATGATACAGAAGTTTTAGAAATTATGAATGCGGCTTACATTATTCGCCATCATCACTTTGGTAAGAAAGTAAAATTGAATATGATTATTAATACGAAATCTGGATTATGTCCTGAAGATTGTGGATATTGCTCACAGTCTATTATTTCAGAAGCACCGATTGATAAATATGCATGGTTAACGCAGGAGAAGATTGTAGAAGGGGCACATGAAGCAATACGCCGTAAAGCAGGTACATATTGTATTGTAGCGTCTGGTCGTCGTCCGACGGATAAAGAGGTAAATCACGTAATTGGAGCAGTTAAGGAAATTCGTGAAACGACAGACTTGAAGATTTGTTGTTGTTTAGGTTTCTTAAATGAAGATCAAGCAGGACGTTTAGCGGAAGCAGGCGTGCACCGTTATAACCACAACTTAGATACACATGCAAATAATTACGATAGTATTTGTTCAACTCATACGTATGATGATCGTGTTGATACAGTTCAAAAAGCAAAACAAGCGGGCATTTCCCCATGCTCTGGAGCGATTTTTGGCATGGGAGAAACAATTGAAGAGCGTGCTGAAATTGCATTTGAATTACAACGTATAGATGCAGATTCTATCCCTTGTAATTTCCTTGTTGCTGTAAAGGGGACACCTCTTGAAGGGCAAAAAGAGTTAACGCCAGTAGAATGTTTAAAAGTACTGGCAATGATGCGTTTTGTAAACCCGACAAAAGAAATTCGTATTTCAGGAGGACGTGAAATCAATTTACGTTCTGTACAGCCAATCGGTTTATTTGCAGCAAATTCTATTTTTGTCGGGGACTACTTAACGACAGCTGGACAAGAGCCGACTGCAGACTGGGGTATGATTGCAGATTTAGGATTTGAGATTGAAGAGTGTGCATTATAA
- the bioC gene encoding malonyl-ACP O-methyltransferase BioC codes for MINKTLLQKRFNGAAVSYDRYANVQKKMAHSLLSILKERYSETASIRILELGCGTGYVTEQLSKLFPKSHITAVDFAESMIAIAQTRQNVKNVTFHCEDIERLRLEESYDVIISNATFQWLNNLQQVLRNLFQHLSIDGILLFSTFGHETFQELHASFQRAKEERNIKNETSIGQRFYSKDQLLHICKIETGDVHVSETCYIESFTEVKEFLHSIRKVGATNSNEGSYCQSPSLFRAMLRIYERDFTGNEGIMATYHALFIHITKEGKR; via the coding sequence ATGATCAACAAAACGTTACTACAAAAACGGTTTAATGGGGCAGCCGTATCTTACGATCGATATGCAAATGTACAAAAAAAGATGGCACATTCATTACTTTCAATCTTAAAGGAACGATATAGTGAAACGGCATCAATACGTATTTTAGAACTAGGATGCGGGACGGGGTATGTAACAGAGCAATTATCAAAGTTATTTCCGAAATCACATATTACAGCAGTTGATTTTGCTGAAAGTATGATTGCGATTGCGCAAACTAGACAAAATGTAAAAAATGTAACGTTTCACTGTGAAGATATTGAGCGATTACGATTAGAAGAATCATATGATGTCATTATTTCAAATGCTACATTTCAATGGTTAAATAATTTACAACAAGTGTTAAGAAATTTATTTCAACATTTGTCTATAGATGGGATATTACTCTTTTCAACGTTTGGACATGAAACATTTCAAGAATTGCATGCTTCGTTCCAACGTGCGAAAGAAGAAAGAAATATAAAAAATGAAACATCGATTGGTCAACGTTTTTATTCAAAAGATCAGTTGCTTCATATATGTAAGATAGAAACAGGGGATGTGCATGTTTCTGAAACATGTTACATAGAGAGTTTTACAGAAGTTAAGGAGTTTCTGCATTCTATTCGAAAAGTAGGAGCAACTAATAGCAATGAAGGATCATATTGTCAAAGTCCCTCACTCTTTCGTGCGATGCTACGCATATACGAAAGAGACTTCACGGGAAATGAAGGGATAATGGCAACGTATCATGCTTTATTTATACATATAACAAAAGAGGGGAAGAGATGA
- a CDS encoding alpha/beta fold hydrolase, producing MNELKIIFIPGWGMEENIWDLVLPYFKGYSVQCIDWRNVKERSEFAERIIDVAHNDNVILVGWSLGALAAVEAYKKIQAKGIVLIGGTAKFTNTSDYSNGWNALHVERLKRNLARRKEDTLKRFYENMFTKDELKENKNFEDIVDRFKGDSIQSLQLGLDYLIETDMREELKEIKVPILLIHGEQDVICPLSAARSMTENSSSELKVVSEAGHALCVMNFEYCANEIIQFVEGIRHDQQNVTTKTV from the coding sequence ATGAATGAGCTAAAGATTATTTTTATCCCCGGATGGGGAATGGAAGAGAATATTTGGGATTTAGTACTTCCGTATTTTAAAGGATATTCTGTTCAATGCATAGATTGGCGTAATGTGAAAGAACGAAGTGAATTTGCGGAACGAATTATAGATGTAGCGCATAATGACAACGTAATATTGGTTGGATGGTCACTAGGAGCGTTAGCAGCAGTTGAAGCTTATAAAAAGATTCAGGCAAAAGGCATCGTATTAATTGGTGGTACTGCTAAATTTACAAATACGAGCGATTACAGTAACGGATGGAATGCTTTGCATGTAGAACGGCTGAAAAGGAATTTGGCGAGAAGGAAAGAAGATACGCTCAAGCGGTTTTATGAAAATATGTTTACGAAAGATGAGCTAAAAGAGAATAAAAACTTTGAAGACATTGTAGACCGTTTTAAAGGTGATTCTATTCAGTCTTTACAACTAGGTTTAGATTATTTAATAGAAACAGATATGAGAGAAGAACTAAAAGAAATTAAAGTACCTATACTACTTATTCACGGAGAACAGGATGTAATATGCCCATTGTCTGCGGCACGTAGTATGACGGAGAATAGCAGCAGCGAGCTGAAAGTAGTAAGTGAAGCAGGGCATGCATTATGTGTGATGAATTTCGAATATTGCGCAAATGAGATAATTCAATTTGTAGAGGGGATACGACATGATCAACAAAACGTTACTACAAAAACGGTTTAA
- the bioF gene encoding 8-amino-7-oxononanoate synthase — MNQTWRAHLQCKLQQLHEQGQYRDLHVTEKAEETWLIRDKKRMLNLASNNYLGLAGDERLKEAAIACTKRYGTGATASRLVVGNHLLYEEVERSICDWKGTERALIVNSGYTANIGAISSLASRHDIVFSDKLNHASIVDGIILSGAEHKRYRHNDLDHLEKLLKMASPEKRKLIVTDTVFSMDGDTAYLRDLVQLKEKYGAIIIVDEAHASGIYGIGGAGLSHIEKNLSQKIDIHMGTFSKALGCYGAYLTGDEIYIEYLQNMMRSFIFTTALPPSTLGAVQKAIEIVKEDNERRENLIANGEYFRTKLRDAGFDIGNSSTHIVPIVVGSNEHALRFSKRLQEAGIAAIAIRPPTVPVHSSRIRFAVTSQHTIADLKWAIDRIIHIAKEEELFV; from the coding sequence ATGAATCAAACGTGGCGGGCGCACCTTCAATGTAAATTACAACAATTACATGAGCAAGGGCAGTATCGTGATTTGCATGTAACAGAGAAGGCAGAAGAGACTTGGCTTATTCGAGATAAAAAAAGGATGTTAAATTTAGCGTCAAATAATTATTTAGGGTTAGCTGGAGATGAAAGGTTAAAAGAAGCTGCTATTGCCTGTACAAAAAGATATGGAACTGGAGCGACTGCCTCTCGTCTCGTTGTAGGAAATCATCTATTATATGAAGAGGTTGAGAGAAGCATATGTGACTGGAAAGGTACTGAAAGAGCTTTAATTGTAAATAGTGGGTATACGGCAAATATAGGTGCCATATCTTCTTTAGCCTCTCGGCACGATATTGTTTTTAGTGATAAGTTAAATCACGCAAGTATTGTTGATGGAATCATATTAAGCGGAGCAGAGCATAAAAGGTATCGTCATAATGATTTGGATCATTTAGAGAAGTTGTTGAAAATGGCTTCGCCTGAAAAAAGGAAATTAATCGTAACAGATACCGTTTTTAGTATGGACGGTGATACTGCGTATTTGAGAGATTTAGTACAGCTGAAAGAGAAATATGGGGCAATCATTATAGTCGATGAAGCACATGCGAGTGGAATATATGGAATCGGCGGAGCTGGGTTATCTCATATAGAAAAAAATCTTTCTCAAAAAATTGATATACATATGGGGACGTTTAGCAAGGCTTTAGGGTGTTATGGTGCGTATTTGACAGGTGATGAAATTTATATAGAGTATTTACAAAATATGATGAGAAGCTTTATTTTTACTACAGCCTTACCACCAAGTACGTTAGGAGCAGTGCAAAAAGCAATTGAAATTGTAAAAGAAGATAACGAAAGAAGAGAGAACCTTATAGCAAACGGAGAATACTTCAGAACTAAATTAAGGGATGCTGGTTTTGATATTGGAAATAGTTCAACTCATATTGTACCGATTGTAGTCGGTTCAAATGAACATGCTTTACGGTTTAGTAAAAGGTTGCAAGAGGCAGGGATTGCGGCTATTGCAATTCGTCCGCCAACTGTGCCGGTTCATAGTTCTCGAATTCGCTTTGCAGTTACATCGCAACATACAATAGCTGATTTAAAATGGGCTATTGACCGAATTATCCACATTGCGAAAGAAGAGGAGCTTTTCGTATGA
- the bioD gene encoding dethiobiotin synthase, with protein sequence MSGFFITATDTEVGKTVVAGAIAGVFRELGYNVGVYKPLQSGHVASNPEGDAARLKSLSGVPTQENEICPYSIEEPLAPRLAMKRAGRVVKLKEITDYYNGLLKEFNSLFVEGAGGLAVPYTEDALVIDFAKELQLPLIVVARPTLGTVNHTVLTIAYAKAHGLTVAGVILSGCKECEMERVQENKEMIEELSGVPVLGLLPFFAGEFTKEEVLESAKEHIMISKLEEFIQNESNVAGAPSM encoded by the coding sequence ATGAGTGGTTTTTTCATAACAGCAACTGATACTGAAGTTGGAAAAACAGTAGTTGCAGGTGCTATAGCAGGTGTATTTAGAGAATTAGGATATAACGTAGGGGTATATAAACCGTTGCAAAGTGGGCATGTTGCATCAAACCCTGAGGGAGATGCGGCAAGGTTAAAATCATTATCAGGTGTACCGACACAAGAAAATGAAATTTGCCCTTATTCTATTGAAGAACCACTTGCTCCGAGACTTGCCATGAAAAGAGCTGGAAGAGTAGTAAAGTTAAAAGAAATTACTGATTACTATAATGGACTATTAAAAGAGTTTAATAGCTTATTTGTAGAAGGAGCAGGTGGGCTTGCTGTCCCATATACAGAAGATGCTTTAGTAATTGATTTTGCAAAAGAATTACAGTTGCCTCTTATTGTAGTAGCTCGTCCTACATTAGGAACAGTAAATCATACAGTGTTAACCATTGCTTACGCGAAGGCGCATGGCTTAACCGTAGCGGGTGTCATTTTATCAGGTTGCAAAGAATGTGAAATGGAAAGAGTGCAAGAAAATAAAGAGATGATTGAAGAGCTGAGCGGGGTACCAGTTTTAGGATTATTACCATTCTTTGCAGGTGAGTTTACGAAAGAAGAAGTATTAGAATCTGCAAAAGAACATATTATGATTTCAAAATTAGAGGAGTTTATCCAAAATGAATCAAACGTGGCGGGCGCACCTTCAATGTAA